A DNA window from Drosophila pseudoobscura strain MV-25-SWS-2005 chromosome 2, UCI_Dpse_MV25, whole genome shotgun sequence contains the following coding sequences:
- the LOC6896804 gene encoding tripartite motif-containing protein 10, with protein MYLSGTMTDNVCIFCLDEQRLPHRIPCGHSFCSECFERYLQVGLDTRCPLCRQDFRPHAQGEPLDRAANTERYPLDEDDLTMGLIEDFGSLSGSDSLQSDTLLLTLTEQECRFFDELYREAQMEISVEDL; from the coding sequence ATGTATTTAAGTGGGACTATGACAGACAACGTGTGCATATTTTGCTTAGACGAACAGCGATTGCCCCATCGCATACCCTGCGGACACTCGTTCTGCTCGGAATGCTTTGAGCGCTACTTGCAGGTGGGACTCGACACTCGCTGCCCCCTGTGCCGGCAGGACTTTCGACCCCATGCCCAGGGAGAGCCTCTCGATCGTGCTGCCAACACTGAGCGGTACCCTTTGGACGAGGATGACCTGACAATGGGACTGATTGAAGACTTTGGGTCCCTTTCCGGCAGTGACAGTCTGCAGAGCGACACTCTGTTGCTGACGCTCACGGAGCAGGAGTGTCGGTTCTTCGACGAGCTATACAGGGAGGCGCAAATGGAAATCTCTGTAGAAGATCTCTGA